One stretch of Ficedula albicollis isolate OC2 chromosome 7, FicAlb1.5, whole genome shotgun sequence DNA includes these proteins:
- the WDSUB1 gene encoding WD repeat, SAM and U-box domain-containing protein 1 → MACAFSPNGSFFVTGSSSGDLTIWDDKMRCLYNEKAHDLGVTCCDISSHPVSDSENGFKYFQMASCGQDNQIKLWLILFADFLGVQLKYKCTLNGHSAPVLACAFSCDGQMIVSGSVDKCVIIYETSTGNILHTLSQHTRYVTTCAFAPHSALLATGSMDKTVHIWQLDLKQSCAGDIVENESKVAVENWSEDDVSAWLCAQDLADFVGLFKMNNIDGKELLKLTKESLANELKIESLGLRSKVLQKIEELRRTTISVSVPDEFLCPITRELMKDPVIATDGYSYEREAMENWISNRRSSPMTNLPLQSLMLTPNRTLKMAISRWLETQQK, encoded by the exons ATGGCATGTGCATTTTCTCCCAATGGAAGTTTCTTTGTCACTGGATCATCAAGTGGTGATTTAACCATTTGGGATGATAAAATGAGATGCCTGTATAATGAAAAAGCACATGATCTTGGCGTTACCTGCTGTGATATTTCTTCACATCCAGTATCTG aTAGTGAAAATGGATTCAAATACTTCCAGATGGCTTCCTGTGGACAAGATAATCAGATCAAACTCTGGCTTATTTTGTTTGCAGATTTCTTAG gtgttcagttaaaatataaatgcacaCTGAATGGGCACTCTGCCCCAGTTCTGGCTTGTGCATTTTCGTGTGATGGACAGATGATAGTCTCGGG GTCTGTGGACAAGTGCGTCATAATCTATGAAACT AGTACTGGCAATATCCTTCATACTTTGTCTCAGCATACGAG ATACGTTACAACTTGTGCTTTTGCACCACATAGTGCCTTACTTGCCACAGGCTCAATGGATAAAACTGTGCACATATGGCAGCTTGACCTTAAGCAATCCTGTGCAG GAGATATTGTAGAAAATGAATCAAAGGTGGCTGTTGAAAACTGGTCAGAGGATGATGtttcagcctggctctgtgcacaggaTTTAGCAGACTTCgttgggctttttaaaatgaataatattgatggcaaggagctgctgaagcttACTAAGGAAAGTCTTGctaatgaattaaaaattg agtCTCTAGGCCTACGCAGTAAAGTTCTCCAGAAAATTGAAGAACTGAGGAGGACAACGATCTCGGTTTCTGTTCCGGATGAGTTCCTATGTCCAATAACAAGAGAGCTTATGAAGGATCCTGTCATTGCCACAG ATGGCTATTCCTATGAAAGAGAAGCAATGGAAAACTGGATCAGCAACAGGCGATCTAGTCCCATGACGAATCTTCCTCTCCAGTCTCTTATGCTCACACCAAACAGGACACTAAAAATGGCCATTAGTCGCTGGCTAGAGACTCAGCAGAAATAG